The following proteins come from a genomic window of Ornithinimicrobium cryptoxanthini:
- a CDS encoding YciI family protein, with protein sequence MTDYVVMFPVDNEADWQAGTEADHQATYDTDAEFAALLRACGGAVTSGAGLTHSSQARTLTRGAQQTVQVTDGPFAESVEQISGFYLVTCEDYDALTEAAQVLTRAHPVVEIRPVESS encoded by the coding sequence ATGACCGATTACGTCGTCATGTTTCCCGTCGACAACGAGGCCGACTGGCAGGCCGGCACCGAGGCAGATCACCAGGCCACCTACGACACCGACGCCGAGTTCGCGGCGCTCCTTCGGGCGTGCGGCGGCGCGGTGACCAGCGGCGCCGGGCTCACCCACAGCAGCCAGGCGCGCACCCTCACGCGCGGAGCGCAGCAGACCGTGCAGGTCACCGACGGACCGTTCGCTGAGTCCGTTGAGCAGATCTCGGGCTTCTATCTCGTCACGTGTGAGGACTACGACGCGCTTACCGAGGCTGCGCAGGTGCTCACCCGCGCCCATCCCGTCGTGGAGATCCGCCCGGTCGAGTCGTCCTGA
- a CDS encoding globin — protein MSQPELEQTYYDRVGGHETFVKLVHEFYLGVAQDEPLRELYPEEDLGPAEDRLRLFLEQYWGGPKTYSETRGHPRLRMRHVDYRVTPTQRDRWLKHMFAAIDTLDLAPMDDELMRGYMSHAANFMINAEDD, from the coding sequence GTGAGCCAGCCAGAACTTGAGCAGACCTACTATGACCGCGTCGGGGGGCACGAGACCTTCGTCAAGCTCGTGCACGAGTTCTATCTCGGTGTCGCCCAGGACGAACCGCTGCGCGAGCTCTATCCCGAGGAGGACCTCGGCCCGGCCGAGGACCGCCTGCGGCTCTTCCTCGAGCAGTACTGGGGCGGCCCCAAGACCTACTCCGAGACACGCGGCCACCCGCGGCTGCGGATGCGACACGTGGACTACAGGGTGACCCCGACCCAGCGCGACCGCTGGCTCAAGCACATGTTTGCCGCGATCGACACCCTCGACCTGGCCCCGATGGACGACGAGTTGATGCGCGGCTACATGTCGCATGCGGCGAACTTCATGATCAACGCCGAGGACGACTGA
- a CDS encoding GNAT family N-acetyltransferase, whose amino-acid sequence MEQHTDRDRTDLRFRRAGREDTAAAQAAYQQIIEHLGATVDYPHWHSENHPSPAEVEQWVEAGDLYLALAPVDADDEQIAGAMVLDHHAPAAYQDASWAIEAASERVLVVHALGVHPGFLRQGVARFLVHASLEVARQKGCRAVRLDTYVENLPARRLYASQGFDDLGIHTLHYDGTDLTQFHLFERVL is encoded by the coding sequence GTGGAGCAGCACACCGACCGTGACCGCACCGACCTGAGGTTCAGGCGGGCCGGACGCGAGGACACCGCGGCGGCGCAGGCCGCCTACCAGCAGATCATCGAGCATCTGGGTGCGACGGTTGACTACCCCCACTGGCACTCGGAGAACCACCCGAGCCCTGCCGAGGTCGAGCAGTGGGTCGAGGCCGGTGACCTCTACCTCGCCCTCGCCCCGGTCGATGCCGACGACGAGCAGATCGCGGGGGCGATGGTCCTCGACCACCACGCGCCTGCGGCCTACCAGGACGCGTCGTGGGCGATCGAGGCCGCTTCCGAACGGGTGCTGGTGGTCCATGCCCTGGGCGTCCATCCGGGCTTCCTCCGCCAAGGGGTGGCCCGGTTCCTCGTCCACGCCTCGCTAGAGGTGGCGCGGCAGAAGGGGTGCCGGGCGGTCCGTCTGGACACCTATGTCGAGAACCTGCCGGCCCGGCGCCTCTATGCCAGCCAGGGGTTCGACGACCTGGGCATTCACACGCTG